The following proteins are encoded in a genomic region of Dioscorea cayenensis subsp. rotundata cultivar TDr96_F1 chromosome 8, TDr96_F1_v2_PseudoChromosome.rev07_lg8_w22 25.fasta, whole genome shotgun sequence:
- the LOC120267422 gene encoding protein STRUBBELIG-RECEPTOR FAMILY 1-like isoform X5 — translation MTPKISFWAVLGLMIISNMSPSLGYTDPRDACYMTLYSSLYAINNLYAALGFPPLSGWISLGGDPCSEGWQGVQCVISNITAIVLNGTNLGGQLGDKLDNFATIITLDFSNNHIGGSIPENLPFTMREFFLSDNQFTGSIPNSLSELSLLANMSFSGNHLGGEIPDAFEPLTSLVNLDLSYNNLSGPLPLSMGSLSSLTTLHIQNNRLTDFLDVLQDLPLLDLNVENNLFSGPVPAKLLSIPNFKKDGNPFNTTIAPSPMLQPPLSPSPKPVSVPPVPKSMPINTTEGPIGQTVRGKSFSTTVVVGCMVGAAALLLVAVLLLMLCKSKKKERNFKHKDIFKTQDREEHGSLHEYSPKNAFDVPKTESQIDIAVTFQREALEKQKEQGLNMSVMGVITKRPSSGGKVSVKYTAPGRNSIGSSAGNACLPTPVTSFSVASLQQYTNSFDEDNHIRDGTWGKVYLAELPNGKLLEIMKLGNVISKMASDEYVQLVSSIYELRHPNILDLVGYCAEFGQRILVYNYYKTSTLCDALQYEAGQLSWNARLHVALGAAKALEYLHEACRLPVIHQKFGSTNILLDDELRVRVSDCGLASLMSSVSVSQFSGSGLAHRYGYEAPELSDSAVYTDKCDVYSFGVVMLELLTGRKAYDSSRHRGEQHLVRWACYQLHDINALSQMVDPSIAGNCSQKSLSRFADIISRCIQRGAEFRPPMSQVVQDLTLMLEDASRGT, via the exons ATGACGCCAAAGATTTCGTTTTGGGCTGTTTTGGGATTGATGATCATATCCAACATGTCACCTTCCCTCGGATATACTGATCCAAGAGATG CCTGCTACATGACTCTTTATAGTTCAT tataTGCTATCAATAACTTATATGCTGCACTGGGCTTCCCTCCACTTTCTGGATGGATCTCACTGGGTGGAGACCCCTGCTCTGAGGGCTGGCAAGGTGTTCAATGTGTCATCTCAAATATAACAGCAAT aGTTCTTAATGGTACAAATTTGGGAGGACAGCTGGGTGATAAGTTAGATAATTTTGCAACCATCATTACCTT GGACTTTAGCAATAACCATATTGGGGGAAGTATTCCAGAAAATCTACCTTTTACAATGCGAGAATT TTTTCTATCAGATAACCAATTTACTGGAAGCATCCCAAATTCTTTGTCAGAACTAAGCCTCCTAGCAAACAT GTCATTTAGTGGAAATCACTTAGGTGGAGAAATTCCTGATGCCTTTGAGCCTCTAACTAGCCTAGTAAATCT AGATCTTTCTTATAACAACTTGAGTGGTCCATTACCTCTTTCAATGGGAAGCTTGTCATCTTTGACTACTCT GCATATTCAGAACAATCGGCTGACTGATTTCCTTGATGTTCTGCAAGATCTTCCCCTACTAGATTT GAATGTTGAAAACAATCTATTTTCTGGACCTGTGCCAGCAAAGTTGCTAAGTATTCCTAATTTTAA AAAGGATGGTAATCCGTTCAACACAACCATTGCACCATCACCCATGTTGCAACCACCATTGTCACCATCACCAAAGCCTGTTTCAGTTCCACCTGTCCCCAAAAGCATGCCCATAAATACTACAGAGGGACCAATTGGCCAAACTGTAAGAGGAAAAAGTTTTTCGACAACAGTAGTTGTTGGCTGTATGGTCGGTGCAGCGGCTTTGTTACTTGTTGCTGTGCTATTACTTATGCTTTgtaaatcaaagaagaaagaaagaaactttAAGCACAAGGATATTTTCAAGACACAGGACAGGGAGGAGCATGGTTCCCTCCACGAATATT CTCCTAAGAATGCTTTTGATGTACCAAAAACTGAATCTCAGATTGACATTGCTGTAACCT TTCAGAGAGAGGCTTTGGAGAAACAGAAGGAACAAGGATTAAATATGTCAGTAATGGGTGTCATTACAAAGCGACCATCTTCTGGAGGAAAAGTTAGTGTGAAGTATACAGCGCCCGGTAGAAATAGTATTGGGTCATCTGCTGGGAATGCATGCTTGCCAACTCCTGTGACATCCTTTTCTGTTGCTTCTCTTCAGCAATACACCAACAGTTTTGATGAGGATAATCATATAAGAGATGGCACTTGGGGAAAAGTATATCTTGCTGAGCTACCTAATGGAAAG TTATTGGAAATTATGAAGCTTGGGAATGTGATCTCAAAAATGGCTTCCGATGAGTATGTTCAGCTTGTGTCAAGCATCTATGAACTTCGGCATCCTAACATTTTAGACCTTGTGGGTTATTGTGCGGAGTTTGGACAACGGATACTTGTGTATAACTACTATAAAACAAGCACCTTGTGTGATGCACTTCAATATGAAGCTGGGCAACTGTCATGGAATGCCCGACTTCATGTCGCTCTTGGAGCAGCAAAAGCTCTAGA GTATCTCCATGAGGCCTGCCGGCTGCCAGTTATACATCAGAAATTTGGGTCAACTAATATTCTCCTTGATGATGAGCTAAGAGTGCGAGTGTCTGATTGTGGTCTGGCTTCGTTAATGTCATCTGTGTCTGTATCTCAG TTCTCTGGTAGTGGACTTGCACACAGATATGGTTACGAGGCACCAGAATTGAGCGACTCAGCAGTGTATACTGATAAATGTGACGTTTATAGCTTTGGTGTGGTCATGTTAGAACTCCTAACAGGCCGGAAGGCATATGACAG CTCTAGACATCGAGGAGAACAACATTTGGTGAGATGGGCCTGTTATCAGCTTCATGATATCAATGCTCTATCACAAATGGTAGATCCTTCTATTGCAGGAAACTGCTCTCAGAAATCACTTTCACGGTTTGCTGACATTATAAGCCGTTGTATTCAG CGAGGAGCAGAGTTCAGACCCCCAATGTCCCAAGTTGTCCAAGATCTGACTCTTATGCTAGAGGATGCTTCTAGGGGAACATAA
- the LOC120267422 gene encoding protein STRUBBELIG-RECEPTOR FAMILY 1-like isoform X7: protein MPELCPSYLCAIFCFLSDNQFTGSIPNSLSELSLLANMSFSGNHLGGEIPDAFEPLTSLVNLDLSYNNLSGPLPLSMGSLSSLTTLHIQNNRLTDFLDVLQDLPLLDLNVENNLFSGPVPAKLLSIPNFKKDGNPFNTTIAPSPMLQPPLSPSPKPVSVPPVPKSMPINTTEGPIGQTVRGKSFSTTVVVGCMVGAAALLLVAVLLLMLCKSKKKERNFKHKDIFKTQDREEHGSLHEYCKYDDLIKTDHVIERAPKNAFDVPKTESQIDIAVTSVQREALEKQKEQGLNMSVMGVITKRPSSGGKVSVKYTAPGRNSIGSSAGNACLPTPVTSFSVASLQQYTNSFDEDNHIRDGTWGKVYLAELPNGKLLEIMKLGNVISKMASDEYVQLVSSIYELRHPNILDLVGYCAEFGQRILVYNYYKTSTLCDALQYEAGQLSWNARLHVALGAAKALEYLHEACRLPVIHQKFGSTNILLDDELRVRVSDCGLASLMSSVSVSQFSGSGLAHRYGYEAPELSDSAVYTDKCDVYSFGVVMLELLTGRKAYDSSRHRGEQHLVRWACYQLHDINALSQMVDPSIAGNCSQKSLSRFADIISRCIQRGAEFRPPMSQVVQDLTLMLEDASRGT, encoded by the exons ATGCCTGAACTGTGCCCAAGTTATTTGTGTGCAATCTTTTG TTTTCTATCAGATAACCAATTTACTGGAAGCATCCCAAATTCTTTGTCAGAACTAAGCCTCCTAGCAAACAT GTCATTTAGTGGAAATCACTTAGGTGGAGAAATTCCTGATGCCTTTGAGCCTCTAACTAGCCTAGTAAATCT AGATCTTTCTTATAACAACTTGAGTGGTCCATTACCTCTTTCAATGGGAAGCTTGTCATCTTTGACTACTCT GCATATTCAGAACAATCGGCTGACTGATTTCCTTGATGTTCTGCAAGATCTTCCCCTACTAGATTT GAATGTTGAAAACAATCTATTTTCTGGACCTGTGCCAGCAAAGTTGCTAAGTATTCCTAATTTTAA AAAGGATGGTAATCCGTTCAACACAACCATTGCACCATCACCCATGTTGCAACCACCATTGTCACCATCACCAAAGCCTGTTTCAGTTCCACCTGTCCCCAAAAGCATGCCCATAAATACTACAGAGGGACCAATTGGCCAAACTGTAAGAGGAAAAAGTTTTTCGACAACAGTAGTTGTTGGCTGTATGGTCGGTGCAGCGGCTTTGTTACTTGTTGCTGTGCTATTACTTATGCTTTgtaaatcaaagaagaaagaaagaaactttAAGCACAAGGATATTTTCAAGACACAGGACAGGGAGGAGCATGGTTCCCTCCACGAATATTGTAAGTATGATGATTTGATCAAGACAGACCATGTAATTGAGAGAG CTCCTAAGAATGCTTTTGATGTACCAAAAACTGAATCTCAGATTGACATTGCTGTAACCT CAGTTCAGAGAGAGGCTTTGGAGAAACAGAAGGAACAAGGATTAAATATGTCAGTAATGGGTGTCATTACAAAGCGACCATCTTCTGGAGGAAAAGTTAGTGTGAAGTATACAGCGCCCGGTAGAAATAGTATTGGGTCATCTGCTGGGAATGCATGCTTGCCAACTCCTGTGACATCCTTTTCTGTTGCTTCTCTTCAGCAATACACCAACAGTTTTGATGAGGATAATCATATAAGAGATGGCACTTGGGGAAAAGTATATCTTGCTGAGCTACCTAATGGAAAG TTATTGGAAATTATGAAGCTTGGGAATGTGATCTCAAAAATGGCTTCCGATGAGTATGTTCAGCTTGTGTCAAGCATCTATGAACTTCGGCATCCTAACATTTTAGACCTTGTGGGTTATTGTGCGGAGTTTGGACAACGGATACTTGTGTATAACTACTATAAAACAAGCACCTTGTGTGATGCACTTCAATATGAAGCTGGGCAACTGTCATGGAATGCCCGACTTCATGTCGCTCTTGGAGCAGCAAAAGCTCTAGA GTATCTCCATGAGGCCTGCCGGCTGCCAGTTATACATCAGAAATTTGGGTCAACTAATATTCTCCTTGATGATGAGCTAAGAGTGCGAGTGTCTGATTGTGGTCTGGCTTCGTTAATGTCATCTGTGTCTGTATCTCAG TTCTCTGGTAGTGGACTTGCACACAGATATGGTTACGAGGCACCAGAATTGAGCGACTCAGCAGTGTATACTGATAAATGTGACGTTTATAGCTTTGGTGTGGTCATGTTAGAACTCCTAACAGGCCGGAAGGCATATGACAG CTCTAGACATCGAGGAGAACAACATTTGGTGAGATGGGCCTGTTATCAGCTTCATGATATCAATGCTCTATCACAAATGGTAGATCCTTCTATTGCAGGAAACTGCTCTCAGAAATCACTTTCACGGTTTGCTGACATTATAAGCCGTTGTATTCAG CGAGGAGCAGAGTTCAGACCCCCAATGTCCCAAGTTGTCCAAGATCTGACTCTTATGCTAGAGGATGCTTCTAGGGGAACATAA